The segment CCGAACGCGCCGCCGAATTCTGCCCCGATCCCCTCTCCTCCAAAGTCTGTGAACCCTCCGTCGAGTTCTGCCTTCTCCCTAACGAGGTCCCCGATGTCTTTGAAGATCTTCTCTCCGAGGGAGTCGATTCGTTATGACTTCACCTTTCACAGCGCCAAAGTGCTCAGTCCGCCTCCCGCCACAAAACTAAGCACTAAGCACTTCCCTCCGCCAACACCTCCCGCTCCGCCTTCCCTTACCGCCCCCTCCCCACCCCGTGGCCACCCTCTCCGACATCCTCCACGCCGAAGACATCACGAGTCTGCAACACCTGCAGCTCTTCGCACGCACCGTCGTCGAGGGCTTCACCACGGGCCACCACGCCTCGCCGCACAAAGGATTCAGTGTCGAGTTCCGCCAGCATCGGCCCTACGTCCAGGGGGATGAGATTCGCCGGCTCGACTGGAAGGTCTTTGGCCGTAGCGACCGCTTTTACATCCGTGAATACGATGAAGAGACCAATCTCCGCGCCACCATCGTTCTCGATGCCAGCGGCAGCATGAATTACCGTGGTAGCAAAGGCGTCCTAAAGTTCGACTACGCACGCAAGCTCGCCGCCTCGCTCGCCTACCTGCTCATGAGTCAGCAGGATGCCGTCGGACTCATCACCTTTGATAGCAAAGTGCGTGATCTCATCCCCTGCCACACCAAGATCACCCATCTCCATGTCCTTTTGGAAACGATGATCAAAACGGAGCCCGGCAAGGACACCAGCCTCGCTCCTGTCATCGAATCCCTCGCCCAGCGCCTGAAGCGCCGCGGCCTCGTCATCCTCATCAGCGACTTCTTTGACGATCCCGCCGCCATTTTGAAGTCTGTCGGCATCCTGCGCAAAAAAGGCCACGAAGTCATCGCCCTCCAGCTCTGGGACCGCGACGAGATCGACTTCCCCTTTGGCAACTGGGCACGCTTTGAGAACCTGGAAAACGACGAGGACTTCCTCCTCCTCGATCCCGCCACGGTCCGACAGCGCTACATCGAGGTGCAGAAACGCTTCGCAACCGATCTCAAAGAAGGCTTTAGCAAACACCAGATCGACTACCTCAGCCTCCCCACGGACGAATCGCACTCCATGGCACTGCGGAACTACCTCGCCCTGCGCATGCGCTGAGTCAGCGCCCGACTAGGCGCATGCTGCCCCCCGATTCCGGTAGGCCGAAAATTGGCAAAAATAGGCACTTTTTGCCATTTGGGGCCCTTTTTCGACTTATCTAGTAATTATAGACCCAACATGTCAGCCCCGCCCGGAGTCCCAAAACCATGTCAAGACTCCTTTTGCTAAAAGATTGAGAAAAATGCCACCATTTAGCTATCAAAAATGAGACTCAAACAGTTCTTTTTGCAAAAGAAGGGGCAGCAGGTTGACTGATCGGCCAAAACTTTTAATCTCCCGGCGTCCTTGAGGGTAACCTCGGGACCACGGTTTGCAGCTCTCCTCAGCTACAAATTTTGTGCCAACGGTCCTCATTCGTTGTTGGTTGCTGGATCGCTATGGAACCCTCCGGTGGTAACACCGGAGGGTTCTTTTTTTGGCCAACCAAGCCAGCAAAAACCAACGACAGCCTAACCAAGACCGAACTCATTGTGCATGACTCTGTGAAAAGTCTGCGAATAGGTTGTTCAAATCTGCCGGAAACTTTTCGCGCTTACTTTTCACCCAGTTGCTTTGCCCACTCGATGGCTCGCAGCATTCCCGTAGCCTTGTTCACCGTCTCACGGTACTCATAGGCAGGATCAGAATCTGCCACCACACCGGCACCAGCCTGCACGTAGGCTTTCCCATCCTTCACCACACAGGTGCGCAGCGCGATGCAGGAGTCCAGATTCCCATCA is part of the Verrucomicrobiaceae bacterium genome and harbors:
- a CDS encoding DUF58 domain-containing protein — its product is MATLSDILHAEDITSLQHLQLFARTVVEGFTTGHHASPHKGFSVEFRQHRPYVQGDEIRRLDWKVFGRSDRFYIREYDEETNLRATIVLDASGSMNYRGSKGVLKFDYARKLAASLAYLLMSQQDAVGLITFDSKVRDLIPCHTKITHLHVLLETMIKTEPGKDTSLAPVIESLAQRLKRRGLVILISDFFDDPAAILKSVGILRKKGHEVIALQLWDRDEIDFPFGNWARFENLENDEDFLLLDPATVRQRYIEVQKRFATDLKEGFSKHQIDYLSLPTDESHSMALRNYLALRMR